A single Muntiacus reevesi chromosome 9, mMunRee1.1, whole genome shotgun sequence DNA region contains:
- the LOC136176027 gene encoding olfactory receptor 4C16-like — protein sequence MQLKNNVTEFILLGLTQDPISKKTVFVIFLIFYLGILLGNLLIIVTIKTSRALGSPMYFFLFHLSVYDACFSTSIAPRMIADALLKNATISFSECMIQVFTFHFFGSLEIFILVLMAVDRYVAICKPLHYTTIMSHQVCGVLMSLAWLGSCLHSSAQIFLVLSLPFCGPNVIDHYFCDLQPLLKLACTDTYVTNFLLVSNSGAICTVSFVMLVLSYAIILHSLRNHSTEGSKKALSTCISHIIVVVLFFGPCIFIYTRPATTFSMDKMIAVFYTIGTPLFNPLIYTLRNAEVKNALRMLWSKKLMPDDKR from the coding sequence ATGCAGCTGAAAAATAATGTGACTGAGTTTATTCTGCTTGGGTTGACACAAGATCCTATTAGTAAGAAAACTGtgtttgtcattttcttgattttctacttgGGGATATTGCTGGGTAACTTGCTGATTATTGTTACCATCAAGACCAGCAGGGCACTTGGGAGTccaatgtatttcttccttttccacttaTCCGTATATGATGCCTGCTTCTCTACTTCCATAGCTCCTAGGATGATTGCTGATGCCCTTCTGAAGAATGCCACTATCTCTTTCAGTGAGTGCATGATCCAAGTCTTTACATTCCATTTCTTTGGCTCCCTAGAGATCTTCATCCTTGTTCTCATGGCtgttgaccgctatgtggccatctgtaagcctctaCACTACACGACCATCATGAGTCATCAAGTCTGTGGTGTGCTAATGTCCCTGGCCTGGTTGGGGTCCTGCCTGCATTCATCAGCTCAGATTTTTCTAGTCTTGAGTCTGCCTTTCTGCGGTCCCAATGTAATTGATCACTACTTCTGTGACTTGCAGCCTTTGTTGAAACTTGCCTGTACAGACACCTATGTAACCAACTTCCTCTTGGTGTCCAACAGCGGGGCCATCTGTACAGTGAGTTTTGTCATGCTGGTGTTATCCTATGCCATCATCTTGCACTCTCTGAGAAACCACAGCACTGAAGGGAGTaaaaaagccctctccacctgcatcTCCCATATCATCGTGGTCGTCTTGTTCTTTGGTccttgcatatttatatacactcgCCCTGCCACCACCTTCTCCATGGATAAGATGATAGCTGTGTTTTATACAATTGGGACACCTTTGTTCAACCCTCTGATTTATACTCTGaggaatgcagaagtgaaaaatgccCTGAGGATGTTATGGAGTAAGAAGTTGATGCCAGATGACAAAAGATGA